AAGGAGCAGGGCATCCCGGTGCTGGGCCTTGGACTGATCCGGGATGGCAAGCTGAAGGAAGTGCGGGTCTTCGGCAACCTGACCGGAGGTGGCACAGCGCCCTTGGACACCCTGTTCAATGTGGCCTCGCTGACCAAGCCTGTCACCGCCATGGTCGCCCTCCGCCTGGCCAGCGAAGGACGCTGGGATCTGGATGAGCCCTTATCCCATTTCTGGGTGGATCCCGATCTGAAGGGCGATCCACGGTTGCCGGAACTCACCACCCGCATCGTCCTCAGCCATCGAACAGGTTTTCTGAACTGGCGCTGGATGGCCCCTTCCAAAAAACTCGCCTTCATCTTTGAACCCGGAACGAAGTACCAGTATTCGGGTGAGGGTTTTGAATACCTTCGGCGAGCCCTGGAAGCGAAGTTCGGAACCTCGCTGGAAGACCTGGCCGCCCGTACCGTCTTCGGGCCCCTCGGCATGCGGGACACGCACTTCACTTGGGGGAAGGATGTGGATGAAGCGCGCTTCGCCCTTGGATACGACGCGAAAGGCTCTCCCTACAAACTGGAGAAATGGAGCCAGGCCAATGGCGCCGACCTGCTCCTCACCACCGTGGAGGATTACGGGAAGTTCCTCGCGGCCGTCATGAGCGGAAAGCTGCTCACCGAGGCCATCCACAAGGACATGCTGCGGGCCCATGTGGACGTGAAAGCAGGCAAGGCCTTCGCTTTGGGCTGGGAGCGCTACGACCTCGGCGGCGGGGATTTCGCCTTGGCCCATGGTGGGGCCGACGAGGGTGTGCAAACCCAAGTCTTCCTGTTTCCCAAAACCGGGCAGGCGCTGATCCTGATCACCAATGTCGATGATGGCTACAAAACCTACGGGCCGCTGCTGAAGCACTTCATGGGAGCACAGGGACAGAAGGTCTTCGAGATCGAAACGGCCAAATAAGCCTTTGCCACGCAAAGAAGCCGCCCAAGGGCGGCTTCTTCGTGAACCCCGACCTTGCTCAGGGCTTGAAGGCCTGCACCAATCCTTCAGGCATGGCGTGTCCCTTCACCTGCACCTCGCTGCCGCGGTAGATCGCCCAGCCTGGCAGGCCCCGGGGAATGGCCTTGGTCATGGCCCATTCCTGGGTGCGGCTGTTGGAGAGCACCAGCACCAGCATGCGCTTGGGATTCCAGGGATTGGGGAGCGCCAGGAACAGCCCATCGTCGGGCCGTCCGTAGGTGCGGCCCTGCCACTTGAACCAGCCGGAACCCCCTTCGGCGGGCAGCTTACCTTCGGCCTGAAGCCGGGCGCTGAGGCCGTTTTCAGCAGGCCCGCCGAAGACCACCAGATCGCTGGCCGCGAGATCCGTGTCGCTCAACTCGGCATCGGCTTCCACGGGCAGCAGCACTTCCGTCATGCCGTCGGCCAAAGCATCGCGGTAAGCCAGGGCCAGGGTGCGCTGGGCTTCGACTTCGCGGCCGGTGCCGTAAACCAATCGCGTGGCGCTCCAATCATCGAGCACGTTGCCCGGAATCCAGAAGTTGACGCGGGAAACGGGGATGTCGTTCCCGGCATTGAACGCCACCCGGGTGGGCGCGGCCTCGCTGGCGAAGGTGAAGGAACCGGTGCTACCGGCCATTTCCAGGCGCTCCAGCTTCGCACCCTTTTCCGTCTCCACGGCCACGAAGGCCACGAAGGGATAGGGGAAACCGGACTGCTCCACGGCGAGTTTCACGCCGTAGCCCTTCTCGGCCTTGACCACCTCGGCCCGGATCTTGGGCGCGGGCAGATCCGCGCGCTCCAGCCAGGGTTTCAGGATGGGCGCCACGTCCTTTCCGGCCGCATCGGAAAGAGCCTTCAGGATCTCGGCAGTGCTGGCGGGCTTACCGCTGAAGCGGGTGTGCACGGCCTTCATGGCCTTGGCGAAGGCCGCATTGCCCAGGTGCAGCCGCAGCTGGTGCAGCGCGAAGAGACCCCGGATGCGGGGGATCTGGTAGGCCCCGTAGCGGTCGTACTCGGTCTTCGTGGCCAGGGGCGCCTTCACGCCCTCCTTGGCTTCCAGCCAGAGGTGACGGGTGTTCAGATCCCCCAAGGTCGCGCTCTGGGTTTCAAAGGCCTTGGCGGGGGCCGCAGGCAGGTTCTTCAGCTGCTGCCAGTAGGCGGCCGAGGCGCTGACGAACCAGTTCTCGGCATCCGAGGTGGGCTTGACAGTCCCTGTCCAAAGCCCCTTGGCATCGAAGCTGAAGGCCTCCTTCACACCCGCGACTTCGGGCGCGGGCATAGCCTTCGCCTGCTTTTCCTCTCTCCAGGCTGCCTTCGCAGCCTGGAGTTTCTCGGTGATCCAGATGGGGCTGAAGGCGGTGTAGCCGTGGGTCAGGTGGGGTGTGGCGCCAGGAAGATCGGGGATCCACCGTCCGCCGACCATCTTCTCGCGCAGCGTGGTCTTGCCCTGGTGGGCGATGAACACGAGCTTTTCCGCCATCTCGGAGGTGGTGAGCTTGGCGTCACAGGCGTGGGGCCGGTTGATGGGGCTGGTGGCCATCACGCGCGTGGCGATGTCAATGTCGAAGCCCTTCTGGCCATAAGCCTTGAACACCTCCTGGAAGGCGATGTCGCGGTTCCAGGTATTGAAGGCCAGATCCGCAGGCGCGTTCTCGGGGTTGGCCCCGTACTCGCCGCGCACCTCGAGATCGCGGTTGTTGTTGTTGGCCCAGATGAAATCGCGGTGGTTGCCCGGCGTATCCGCAGGCTTGCCCTTAGCGCCCGTGCGCCACATGCGCGTTTTCTCGGTGCCCAGCAGGAAGCAGGCGCCTTCATCGGTCTTGGTGTCGGCCATGGTCCAGTCGTTGGTGTAGAGGCCGTTGTTCTGCTTGAAGAGAATGGCGGCGGCCTCGTCGATATTCGCCGCGTATTGGGCGGCCTTGCGGATGCGGTTGCTCTGGGGTGTGCCATCCGCATTGAAGGGCGTCTGGCCCACGGTGGTTTCGCCCATCACCAGGCCCGAGGCATTCAGGTACCAATCGGTACCGCTGTGGATGCCGCCCGCGAAGGTCTGCAGCACCAGGCGGTGGCCCTTCTCCGGCACGATGTCCAGCATCACGTTCCATTCGGTGCCCGTGTAACCGTTCCACATGAACATCTGGGTGAGGATGAAGCGGCCGCTCTTGGTGGCGCCCTTGGTGGCCACGAAGGAGGAGCAGTGGTCGCCCTTCCCGCCCTTCTCCATCTCGTCGTCACCGCTCATGAAGGTGCGCCCCGTGAGCGGATTCGGCGCGTGGGTCAGGCCCTCCTGCAGGGAGCTCATGTCCACGGCGCTGTTGAGCGTCACGATGTCCAGCAGGTCGACGGGGCGGCCCTTGAAGCTGGCGCCCGCCTTGACGGCGCCATCGGCGATGCCCTTCATCTCCTCCAGGAATTCCACGTCGTACTTGCGGAAGAACAGCGCATCGGCCATCTGCCGCTGATCGGCCCAGCCACGCACCGGATCGGCCGCGTTTTTCTGCACGCCCAGCTTGGTGATGTAGCGGACGATCTCGTCGGCCATGAGCTCGCCGTGCTGGCGGCCCCGCGCGTAGGGGGCGCCCTCGATGTGCAGGAAGGTCCAGCCGCCCATCTCATAGCGGAAGCCCTTCCCCGCCCAGCGAACGGTCTCCATGGGAATGAAGGCAGTGACATCCTCCACCTTTTCCAGCTTCACGTCGCTGAAGGTGGCCGCGCCCGTGGCCTTGCCGTTGCGGCCCAGGTGCAGCTGCACGCGGTCGCTGGGGCTGGTGGCCAGGAACAGCGTCGAGACTTTGCGCTCCGAGGTGCCCGCCACGCTCTGCGAGGCGTTGGTGAAGGGGAAGCTCTCCATGGAGAGGCAGGCCCCCAGGGCCGTGGGATAGCGGGCCAGCGCGTCGGCCTTCACCCTGTCGGTGCGGACGGTGGCGCTGAGGCGGTAGAGCTCGCCCACCTTCAGGCTCAAGGACGCCGAAGCCAAAGTGGCTTCCGATCCTTCCGCCGCCGCTTCCAGGCGCAGGCCCGAAGCCTTGGCCGTCGAGCCAGGTTTCAGCGTCCAGCCGGACACGGGAAGGTCGGCCGCGGCGGCGATCACCGCCAGGGCCAGGAACAGGCCGGCGCGAAGCATTCGGATCATGGGAGCCTCCGCCTAACAGCATGCCAAAGCCCCGCGGGAACTGCCTCGTTTTTTGAGGCAATTCCCGTCACCAGTTAGTCTGGAGCCATGACGCTTCGCAAATGGACCTTCACCGTGGACCCCGAAGACGCCGAGTTGCGTCTTGATCAGCTCATCGCCAAGCGCACGGAGCTGTCGCGCCGCTCGGCTCGGGAGGCCCTGAAGCTGGGCGGGGTGCAGGTGGATCGCAAGCGGGTCAAGGTGGCGGGCAAGGTGGTGAAGCCCGGCACGGAGGTGCGGGTGGCCTTCGATCCGGATCTGCCGCCGGTGCCCGATACCGCCATCCCCGTGGTCTTCGAGGATGCATGGATCCTGGCCGTGGACAAGCCCGCGGGCATCGCCACCCAGGGCACCTGGGCCTCGGACCGCCACGACCTGCTGGCCCTGCTGAAGACCCAGCGCCCAGACCTGAAGCTGGCCCTGCACCATCGCCTGGATCAGGGCACCTCGGGCCTGCTGGTGCTGGCCAAGGACCCCAAGGCCAACGCGGGCCTCGCGGCGGCCTTCGCCTCACGGGATCTGGTGAAGCTCTACCTGGCGCGGATCTCGGAACCCCTGGAAGCCTGCACGGTGGAGGAAGCCATTGGCCGGATTCGCGGTGCCGATCCAGGCCGCTTCGGTTGCCGGGGCGATCTCATGGACCCCAAGTCCGCCCGCACGGATTTCCGGCCTGCCACCGCTGAAGAAACCGCCGGGCTCGTGCCCGGTCACTGGATCGTCGCCCGCATCCACACGGGCCGTACGCACCAGATCCGCGTCCACCTGCAGCACCTGGGCCGGCCCATCCTGGGCGATGCGCTCTACGGCGGCGCTGCCTCTGATCGCCTCTGGCTTCACGCCTGGCGCCTGGGTCTGAAACATCCCGTCACCCAGGAAGCCCTGCTGCTGGAGGCGCCGCCGATTCGCTTCCGGCGCTGAGGGCCAGCCTTCCGGCCTAGAGGCCGGATTCCAGTGAACGCTTCATCGAGGCCCGATCAAGGTTCTCAAAGCCCTTGGCCAGGACGATCCGGAAGGCATCCCCCTTCATTCGGGCGCCCGCTTCGGTCCCCACGCCAATCCGCACATGCTTCAGCTGGCTGCGCAGGGCAGCCAGTG
This sequence is a window from Geothrix sp. PMB-07. Protein-coding genes within it:
- a CDS encoding RluA family pseudouridine synthase; protein product: MTLRKWTFTVDPEDAELRLDQLIAKRTELSRRSAREALKLGGVQVDRKRVKVAGKVVKPGTEVRVAFDPDLPPVPDTAIPVVFEDAWILAVDKPAGIATQGTWASDRHDLLALLKTQRPDLKLALHHRLDQGTSGLLVLAKDPKANAGLAAAFASRDLVKLYLARISEPLEACTVEEAIGRIRGADPGRFGCRGDLMDPKSARTDFRPATAEETAGLVPGHWIVARIHTGRTHQIRVHLQHLGRPILGDALYGGAASDRLWLHAWRLGLKHPVTQEALLLEAPPIRFRR
- a CDS encoding serine hydrolase, yielding MIGRLPLALCLLSLISATTGMAGVRAGLPAAPPQTGDVEDPLFKTISALDSAVFEAFNHCDDPAQLKKYGDYFAPDLEFYHDNGGVTWTRQEMVANTARNVAGKYRRRLVPGSLRVYPIKGFGAIATGVHRFCQIGTGDCEGLADFTMVWRLQGGQWQITHALSYGHRANDATPSPGLDPMKDEGALGAWLKEQGIPVLGLGLIRDGKLKEVRVFGNLTGGGTAPLDTLFNVASLTKPVTAMVALRLASEGRWDLDEPLSHFWVDPDLKGDPRLPELTTRIVLSHRTGFLNWRWMAPSKKLAFIFEPGTKYQYSGEGFEYLRRALEAKFGTSLEDLAARTVFGPLGMRDTHFTWGKDVDEARFALGYDAKGSPYKLEKWSQANGADLLLTTVEDYGKFLAAVMSGKLLTEAIHKDMLRAHVDVKAGKAFALGWERYDLGGGDFALAHGGADEGVQTQVFLFPKTGQALILITNVDDGYKTYGPLLKHFMGAQGQKVFEIETAK
- a CDS encoding C45 family autoproteolytic acyltransferase/hydolase, with product MIRMLRAGLFLALAVIAAAADLPVSGWTLKPGSTAKASGLRLEAAAEGSEATLASASLSLKVGELYRLSATVRTDRVKADALARYPTALGACLSMESFPFTNASQSVAGTSERKVSTLFLATSPSDRVQLHLGRNGKATGAATFSDVKLEKVEDVTAFIPMETVRWAGKGFRYEMGGWTFLHIEGAPYARGRQHGELMADEIVRYITKLGVQKNAADPVRGWADQRQMADALFFRKYDVEFLEEMKGIADGAVKAGASFKGRPVDLLDIVTLNSAVDMSSLQEGLTHAPNPLTGRTFMSGDDEMEKGGKGDHCSSFVATKGATKSGRFILTQMFMWNGYTGTEWNVMLDIVPEKGHRLVLQTFAGGIHSGTDWYLNASGLVMGETTVGQTPFNADGTPQSNRIRKAAQYAANIDEAAAILFKQNNGLYTNDWTMADTKTDEGACFLLGTEKTRMWRTGAKGKPADTPGNHRDFIWANNNNRDLEVRGEYGANPENAPADLAFNTWNRDIAFQEVFKAYGQKGFDIDIATRVMATSPINRPHACDAKLTTSEMAEKLVFIAHQGKTTLREKMVGGRWIPDLPGATPHLTHGYTAFSPIWITEKLQAAKAAWREEKQAKAMPAPEVAGVKEAFSFDAKGLWTGTVKPTSDAENWFVSASAAYWQQLKNLPAAPAKAFETQSATLGDLNTRHLWLEAKEGVKAPLATKTEYDRYGAYQIPRIRGLFALHQLRLHLGNAAFAKAMKAVHTRFSGKPASTAEILKALSDAAGKDVAPILKPWLERADLPAPKIRAEVVKAEKGYGVKLAVEQSGFPYPFVAFVAVETEKGAKLERLEMAGSTGSFTFASEAAPTRVAFNAGNDIPVSRVNFWIPGNVLDDWSATRLVYGTGREVEAQRTLALAYRDALADGMTEVLLPVEADAELSDTDLAASDLVVFGGPAENGLSARLQAEGKLPAEGGSGWFKWQGRTYGRPDDGLFLALPNPWNPKRMLVLVLSNSRTQEWAMTKAIPRGLPGWAIYRGSEVQVKGHAMPEGLVQAFKP